A part of Limihaloglobus sulfuriphilus genomic DNA contains:
- the istB gene encoding IS21-like element helper ATPase IstB, which yields MNNSLHNTLKSLRLSGMLEILEVRLQEAAGNSLTHAEFLELILQDEMLVRKHRQIQRGIKAAGFRELKTLEEFDWQFNTSIKRSRIFDMATCRFISEGIDVLLLGPPGVGKSHLCQAIGYQAVKAGMAVRYRSIFDVARDFLHEDAFACQDKVMNRYLKPELLIIDDMGIKHLPKRCGEYLLEIIMRRYENKSTMMTSNRPLEDWGKLIGDVPSATAILDRFLHHAEIINITGRSYRLKDRAEHGACEKRAGHEG from the coding sequence ATGAACAATTCACTGCACAACACATTAAAATCACTAAGGTTGTCAGGTATGCTTGAGATACTTGAAGTTCGATTGCAGGAGGCAGCCGGCAACAGCCTCACTCATGCTGAGTTTTTAGAACTGATCCTGCAGGATGAGATGCTGGTCAGAAAGCATCGCCAGATCCAAAGGGGTATTAAGGCTGCCGGGTTTAGAGAACTCAAGACACTGGAGGAGTTTGACTGGCAGTTCAACACTTCGATTAAAAGAAGCCGGATATTTGATATGGCCACATGCCGCTTTATCAGTGAGGGCATTGATGTTTTGCTGCTTGGCCCGCCGGGTGTGGGCAAGAGTCATTTGTGTCAGGCGATAGGCTATCAGGCAGTCAAGGCAGGCATGGCTGTGCGGTACCGCTCGATATTTGATGTTGCCAGGGATTTTCTGCACGAAGATGCCTTTGCCTGTCAGGATAAGGTAATGAACAGATATCTCAAGCCGGAGCTGCTGATAATCGATGATATGGGCATCAAGCATCTGCCAAAACGCTGCGGCGAGTATCTGCTGGAGATCATTATGCGGCGATATGAAAACAAATCCACGATGATGACCTCCAACAGGCCGCTGGAAGACTGGGGCAAGCTAATTGGCGATGTACCATCGGCAACCGCAATCCTGGACAGGTTTTTGCATCATGCTGAGATCATCAACATCACAGGCCGCAGCTACCGTCTCAAGGACCGTGCCGAGCATGGTGCCTGTGAGAAAAGAGCCGGCCATGAAGGCTGA
- a CDS encoding DNA-methyltransferase translates to MTYFDPLITDLFSAPLNNKVRELDLGLLEYQDIIWYKYNNGSAKIRSQGKKVSPSKPNLRNCKEHIIIWSKDKFELPQPRGVKPDITPEEFEEWTYNVWKVHPNTNKNCPHPCTWPEKLCERLIKLFSFPTQVVLDPFCGSGTTCLSAKNLNRSYTGIEQNPNYCQWAKDRVEGKDMDMELAKFLLSVKSELEAKLGIELVDKKYGRYFKMAKPTDSIIAFSKSSVEKSIIKKRKIA, encoded by the coding sequence ATGACCTATTTTGACCCGCTCATTACTGACCTGTTTTCAGCGCCGCTTAACAATAAGGTAAGAGAGCTTGATTTGGGCTTATTAGAATACCAGGACATTATATGGTATAAGTATAATAATGGTTCTGCGAAAATTCGTTCTCAAGGTAAAAAAGTCTCTCCTTCTAAGCCCAATTTGAGGAACTGCAAAGAGCATATTATTATATGGTCAAAAGATAAATTTGAGTTGCCTCAGCCTAGGGGAGTTAAGCCTGATATTACTCCAGAGGAGTTTGAGGAATGGACTTACAATGTATGGAAGGTTCACCCTAATACAAACAAGAACTGTCCTCATCCTTGCACCTGGCCAGAAAAGTTATGTGAAAGGCTTATCAAGCTCTTCAGTTTTCCGACTCAAGTTGTTTTAGACCCGTTTTGTGGGAGTGGGACAACTTGTCTCTCGGCTAAGAATCTAAATCGCTCCTATACAGGAATTGAGCAGAATCCTAATTATTGTCAGTGGGCAAAGGATAGGGTTGAAGGTAAAGATATGGATATGGAGCTTGCTAAGTTTCTGTTGAGCGTTAAATCTGAATTGGAGGCAAAGCTCGGGATTGAGTTGGTAGATAAAAAATATGGCCGCTATTTCAAGATGGCTAAGCCGACTGATAGTATAATTGCTTTTAGTAAATCATCAGTTGAAAAATCTATTATAAAGAAAAGAAAAATAGCGTAA
- a CDS encoding IS1634 family transposase yields the protein MFLAFEGCFDSGFGFGTDLPYCIGEFLCDNLGMYLKKHRRKKNGKCNTYYSIAEKRKVSGNRHVEKVVLYLGEISDSQKKAWQRSIEIINEDNKPVHKTLFAFDQDNQSCHDVDTIPVNISKMRLERPRRFGDCWLASEMWDQLGFDRFWSERIDTDRSPVAFSKVLKLLTVSRLIKPSAEYFVHQHWFSQSAMDAILDCDFEIAEKNRLYRCLDRILPYKDELCKYLKDTWQGMFNLEYDILLYDITSTYFEGLCKQNPKAEFGHSKDRRSDCRQVLIALVVTPEGFPLDYEVLQGNTSEKTTLRPLLNKIETMYGKANRVWLMDRGIPTEATLKFMRKNNISYLVGTPRRQLDDYSSELSQKDWEQVNSSVHVKYIEKEGECYVLARSRDRMQKERAMRKRKLRKYLDGLEKLKGYRNYERFYKRLGALQSQAGKAYRCVELNIPGQKERIEAGEFRYHINRQKYRDMIYRDGKYFLRTNQKGKDGKALWNEYMLQCNVEQSFRELKSDLGIRPVYHHKEERVDAHIFVAFISYCLQVTLRHKLRVSACGLTAQAALETMSRIQMLDVTFETLDGRYLLMERYTEPEADQRLILHHLNMDLPLQKPPKIYSSQVKD from the coding sequence ATGTTTCTGGCCTTTGAGGGGTGTTTCGATTCTGGATTTGGCTTTGGTACAGACCTGCCCTATTGCATAGGTGAATTTCTATGCGATAATTTGGGTATGTATTTGAAAAAGCACAGGCGTAAAAAGAACGGTAAATGCAACACCTATTACAGTATTGCTGAGAAGCGGAAGGTCTCCGGTAATCGGCATGTGGAGAAGGTGGTTCTTTACCTTGGTGAGATCAGCGACTCTCAAAAGAAGGCCTGGCAGAGATCAATTGAGATAATCAACGAAGATAACAAACCTGTACACAAAACCCTTTTTGCTTTTGATCAGGACAACCAGAGCTGTCACGATGTTGATACGATACCGGTTAACATCTCAAAGATGAGACTGGAACGACCGCGTAGGTTTGGCGATTGCTGGCTGGCTTCTGAGATGTGGGATCAGCTTGGTTTTGACCGCTTCTGGTCAGAGCGGATTGATACAGACAGATCGCCGGTCGCATTCTCAAAAGTCCTCAAGTTGCTTACGGTGAGCAGGCTGATAAAACCTTCTGCCGAATACTTTGTCCATCAGCACTGGTTCAGCCAGAGTGCTATGGACGCCATCCTTGATTGTGATTTTGAGATTGCCGAGAAAAACAGGCTCTACCGTTGTCTTGACCGTATCCTTCCATACAAAGACGAACTTTGCAAATACCTTAAAGACACCTGGCAAGGAATGTTCAACCTTGAGTACGACATCCTGCTCTATGATATCACCAGCACGTATTTCGAGGGGCTATGCAAGCAGAATCCCAAGGCAGAATTCGGCCACAGCAAAGACAGACGCAGTGATTGCAGACAGGTGCTGATAGCCCTTGTTGTTACGCCGGAGGGCTTTCCTCTTGACTATGAAGTACTTCAGGGAAATACATCTGAAAAGACGACATTAAGACCCCTGCTCAACAAGATAGAAACAATGTACGGCAAGGCCAACAGGGTCTGGCTGATGGACAGGGGCATACCAACGGAAGCTACGCTCAAGTTCATGCGTAAGAACAATATAAGCTATCTTGTTGGCACACCCCGCAGACAGCTCGATGATTATAGCAGTGAACTTTCTCAAAAGGACTGGGAGCAGGTAAACAGCAGTGTTCATGTGAAATACATCGAAAAAGAGGGCGAATGCTATGTCCTTGCCAGGAGCAGGGATCGTATGCAAAAGGAGAGGGCCATGCGTAAAAGAAAACTGCGTAAATATCTTGACGGACTTGAAAAACTCAAGGGATATCGCAATTATGAACGTTTTTATAAACGCCTTGGGGCTTTGCAATCGCAGGCCGGTAAAGCTTATAGATGTGTGGAGCTCAATATTCCGGGGCAAAAGGAGCGGATTGAAGCCGGCGAATTCAGGTATCACATAAACCGGCAGAAATACCGTGATATGATCTATCGTGACGGCAAGTACTTTTTGCGGACCAATCAGAAGGGCAAGGATGGTAAGGCACTCTGGAATGAGTATATGCTGCAGTGCAACGTTGAGCAGTCTTTCAGAGAACTCAAGAGTGATCTTGGCATTCGCCCTGTATATCACCATAAAGAAGAGCGTGTTGATGCCCATATCTTTGTGGCGTTTATAAGTTATTGCCTGCAGGTGACATTGCGGCATAAGCTGCGGGTGAGTGCCTGCGGCCTGACCGCACAGGCTGCCCTGGAAACGATGAGCCGTATCCAGATGCTTGATGTGACATTTGAAACACTTGACGGTCGGTACCTCTTGATGGAGAGGTACACCGAGCCCGAGGCAGATCAGCGTCTGATACTGCACCACCTGAACATGGATCTGCCGCTGCAGAAGCCACCCAAAATATACAGCAGCCAGGTCAAAGATTAA
- a CDS encoding DUF3102 domain-containing protein: MTNIAEEINNLHKALIKMSAGTAYKIGKLLIEQRAACKHGTWENWIEENLEFSKSTARRYIDVYEKCGPKNPNLEDLNNVKLSHLYREIENNRKKKRPIQEFRDSDKARTVIRELFANREHNFENPADGKTVNQIINGDTLEVMAKMEPHTVHLICTSVPYNNNLDYGIGLDGKIINDNKPYQEYLDWLGQFVTQCYRVLVPGGRLIINCDNLTNKQRDEDGEFTYRHALDCDLRYKVSIGALN, translated from the coding sequence ATGACGAATATTGCTGAAGAAATTAACAATTTGCACAAAGCACTAATAAAGATGTCAGCAGGAACTGCCTATAAGATAGGTAAGTTGCTTATTGAGCAGAGAGCAGCATGTAAGCATGGAACCTGGGAAAACTGGATAGAGGAGAACCTGGAATTCTCAAAATCTACGGCTCGCAGATATATTGATGTATATGAAAAATGTGGGCCTAAAAACCCCAATTTGGAAGATTTGAATAATGTAAAATTATCTCACCTTTATAGGGAAATTGAGAACAACAGGAAAAAGAAACGCCCGATTCAAGAGTTTAGAGACAGTGATAAGGCCAGGACAGTTATAAGAGAGCTTTTCGCAAATCGTGAACATAACTTTGAAAATCCAGCAGATGGCAAGACTGTAAATCAGATTATTAACGGCGATACGCTTGAAGTAATGGCGAAGATGGAGCCGCATACCGTGCATCTTATTTGCACATCTGTGCCTTATAATAACAATCTCGATTATGGAATAGGTCTTGATGGGAAGATAATCAATGATAACAAACCCTACCAAGAATATCTTGATTGGTTGGGGCAATTTGTAACTCAGTGTTATAGGGTTTTGGTGCCAGGCGGCAGGCTTATAATCAACTGCGACAATCTCACTAACAAGCAGAGGGATGAAGATGGTGAGTTTACATATCGCCATGCCCTTGATTGTGATTTGCGTTATAAGGTGTCAATCGGCGCTTTAAATTAG
- the istA gene encoding IS21 family transposase, producing the protein MTKRSVIQTLRERNWSCRRISRELGIHLDTVRKYAKSDNDNSKQVTNAPPGSVAQSSTGPVSNCEPYREIIKNKLDMGLSRRRIWQDLRDDHGSDVSYHSVRRFVNRLSKNSPVPFRRLECRPGEEAQIDFGTGAPVITKDGRRKRTHVIRVVLSFSRKSYSEAVFRQTGDNFINCLENAFHHFGGVPQTLIIDNLKAAVNKADWYDPEIHPKIVSFCRHYGTAILPCKPYTPRHKGKVEKAVAYVKNNALKGRSFKSLSEQNQFLLSWESRIADTRIHGTTRKQVGKLFTEQEKPALLRLPVGRFPSFTEAQRSVHRDGHIEVERTYYSVPPEYTGRKVWARWDGHMVRVFNRSMEQIVVHAKVEPGRFQTQDGHIHSEKRTKIENGVVWMLERVSLIGENAQRWARQMLEARGIPGIRVLLGLLNMTNTYNGNKIDNACKIALSHNAFRLKTIRSIIKHGGDRQLQMEFIDEHPIIRDISSYGEFVREVLG; encoded by the coding sequence ATGACTAAAAGAAGTGTAATACAGACATTAAGAGAGCGTAACTGGTCTTGCAGGCGTATATCCAGAGAGCTTGGCATCCACCTGGATACGGTGCGTAAGTATGCAAAATCAGACAATGATAATTCAAAACAGGTCACTAACGCGCCTCCCGGGTCGGTGGCCCAAAGCTCAACCGGTCCGGTAAGCAATTGTGAGCCTTACCGTGAAATAATTAAGAACAAGCTGGATATGGGGCTCAGCCGCCGGCGTATATGGCAGGATCTTCGTGACGACCACGGCTCTGATGTCAGCTACCACAGCGTTCGCAGGTTTGTCAACCGCCTCAGTAAAAATTCGCCTGTTCCGTTCAGGCGTCTTGAATGCAGGCCCGGTGAAGAGGCTCAGATAGATTTTGGTACGGGTGCACCGGTAATAACGAAAGATGGCAGACGAAAAAGAACTCATGTAATACGGGTAGTGCTTAGCTTCTCCCGTAAATCCTACAGCGAGGCAGTTTTCAGGCAGACCGGCGATAACTTTATAAATTGCCTGGAAAACGCTTTTCACCACTTTGGCGGTGTTCCGCAAACACTGATAATAGATAATCTTAAAGCTGCTGTAAACAAAGCTGACTGGTATGATCCTGAGATACACCCAAAAATAGTGTCATTCTGCCGTCATTACGGTACCGCCATTTTACCCTGTAAGCCGTATACCCCAAGACACAAGGGTAAGGTTGAAAAAGCAGTAGCATATGTCAAAAATAACGCCCTCAAGGGCCGCAGCTTTAAGAGCCTCTCAGAGCAGAATCAGTTTCTTCTCAGCTGGGAGAGCCGTATTGCCGATACCCGTATTCACGGCACTACCCGCAAGCAGGTAGGCAAATTGTTCACAGAACAGGAAAAGCCTGCTTTATTGAGGCTTCCGGTTGGAAGGTTTCCTTCATTTACAGAAGCTCAGCGGTCCGTTCACAGGGACGGCCATATAGAGGTAGAGAGGACCTATTACTCGGTGCCTCCGGAATATACCGGCCGCAAGGTATGGGCAAGATGGGACGGCCATATGGTAAGAGTATTTAACCGCAGCATGGAGCAGATTGTTGTTCACGCTAAAGTTGAGCCGGGCAGATTCCAGACTCAGGACGGACATATTCATTCAGAGAAAAGAACAAAGATAGAAAACGGCGTTGTATGGATGCTTGAACGAGTCAGTCTGATAGGTGAGAATGCCCAGAGATGGGCCCGGCAGATGCTTGAGGCCAGAGGAATACCTGGTATCCGCGTACTTCTGGGCTTGCTGAATATGACCAATACCTATAACGGTAACAAAATCGATAATGCATGTAAAATAGCGTTAAGCCACAATGCTTTTCGATTGAAGACCATCAGGAGTATTATTAAACACGGCGGTGACAGGCAGCTCCAGATGGAATTTATAGATGAGCACCCTATTATCAGAGATATCTCCAGTTACGGAGAATTCGTAAGAGAGGTTCTGGGCTGA
- a CDS encoding right-handed parallel beta-helix repeat-containing protein, whose amino-acid sequence MMSLKSIAQITAILISAAACFGQDFYVSTSGSDENPGSREKPFLTIARARDAVRELIPQMDQDITVHAAAGDYILDEAIVFTDRDSGNNGYKVYYRSSGGPGKARLLGGRRLTGWSKVDDNIWKINLPDIQSCHTLYENGKRIRKARYPNYEFEPDFPTAAGVYLKSVTGSTKQQATPTESWIIAVQEDLDKVPDDFGTMKINIFPWGKCDWHRWICSVTAIDRSTAKITFNNDRDDTPMVPSYGEPKGDRARARYFLEEHRAFLDAPGEFYFDTTEKVLYLIPQSKAHPDKLSIVLPVLDDIIRFEGSSMTSLVHDIEIDGLAFEYSKAISPTRFWWAQEWGYTDHALVWMNNAERITLRNCHLKNSGRNGIMIVGQNSHHLVSGCWIEQMGVNGITLSNWSAPVMEQSDDAARRYILFCFFEVLTARNYFT is encoded by the coding sequence ATGATGAGTTTAAAATCTATTGCACAAATAACCGCAATTCTAATTTCCGCCGCTGCGTGCTTCGGGCAGGACTTTTATGTAAGTACATCCGGATCTGACGAGAACCCCGGCAGCCGCGAAAAACCTTTTCTGACTATAGCCCGTGCCCGCGATGCTGTGCGTGAGCTGATACCCCAGATGGATCAGGATATAACCGTCCATGCGGCAGCCGGTGACTATATCCTGGATGAGGCAATAGTTTTCACTGACCGGGACTCGGGTAATAACGGATATAAAGTATATTACCGCAGCAGCGGCGGCCCAGGCAAGGCGAGACTGCTCGGCGGAAGACGCCTGACCGGCTGGTCAAAAGTCGATGACAATATCTGGAAGATAAACCTGCCCGATATCCAGAGCTGCCACACGCTTTATGAAAACGGCAAGCGCATCCGCAAGGCCCGTTACCCCAACTACGAATTTGAACCTGATTTCCCCACGGCTGCCGGCGTATACCTTAAGTCCGTAACCGGCTCCACCAAGCAGCAAGCCACCCCGACCGAGAGCTGGATCATTGCTGTGCAGGAGGATCTCGACAAGGTGCCCGATGATTTTGGAACCATGAAGATCAACATCTTTCCCTGGGGTAAATGTGACTGGCACCGCTGGATCTGCTCGGTCACCGCAATCGACCGGTCAACCGCAAAGATAACCTTTAACAATGACCGGGACGATACACCGATGGTTCCCTCCTACGGTGAACCGAAAGGGGACAGGGCCAGGGCCCGATACTTCCTTGAGGAACACCGCGCGTTTCTCGATGCCCCCGGCGAGTTCTATTTCGATACCACCGAAAAGGTTCTCTACCTGATCCCGCAATCAAAAGCTCACCCCGACAAGCTCAGCATCGTGCTTCCCGTCCTGGATGACATCATCCGCTTCGAAGGCTCGTCCATGACCAGCCTTGTCCACGACATCGAGATCGATGGCCTCGCGTTCGAATACTCAAAGGCAATCTCGCCGACGCGTTTCTGGTGGGCACAGGAATGGGGCTACACCGACCATGCCCTGGTCTGGATGAACAACGCCGAGCGGATTACGCTTCGCAATTGTCATCTCAAGAACTCAGGCCGCAACGGTATAATGATTGTGGGTCAGAACTCGCATCACCTGGTTTCCGGCTGCTGGATCGAGCAGATGGGCGTCAACGGGATCACGCTTAGCAACTGGTCTGCACCTGTGATGGAGCAGTCGGACGATGCGGCACGTAGATATATACTCTTCTGCTTCTTTGAGGTCTTGACTGCTCGTAACTATTTCACCTGA